One Nocardia huaxiensis genomic window, CACCGGTTTGCCGGTGGCGGTGCGGGGCATTTCCCGCAGCACGCGCAGCACCTGTGGCTGCTTGTAGCGCGCCAGCCTGTGGCGCAGCAGCGCGCTCAGATCGGCGCCGGCGAGATCGCTGGCCACATAGGCTTCGATCACGCCGTCGTAGAGCACCACCGCGGCATCGACGCCGGGAAGGTCGGCGAGGGTCTGCTCGATTTCGGTGAGGTCGACCTTGAGTCCGCGCACCGACACCTGCGAGTCGCGGCGGCCGAGCACGGTGACGCGGCCGGTGCCGGCGTCGACGCGACCCGCGTCGCGGGTGTGCAGCCAGCCGTCGGACCAGCGGTCCGGATCGACCGGTCCGATATAGGGGGAATGCGGCAGCGCGACAAGCAGTTCCCCGTCCTTCTCGCGGATCTCCATGCCGGGTGCGGGCGTGAGTTCCGGGATGTCCGCGCCGCGCAGATCGGTCGCCAGCACACCGGTCTCGGTCATTCCGTACATGACCCCGAGCTCGGCGCCGAAGGTGCCGGTGAACTGATCGCGCAGGGTGGCGGGCAGCGCTTCACCGCCGGTGATCATCCGGGCGAAGCCGGGGAGCGCGATGGTGCCGCCGCTGACCTCCCGGATCTCCCGGCCGCGAGTGGCCAGCAGCCGCGCCTGCGACGGCACACCGAGCAGGGTGGTCGGCGCGCCGCCGCCGGCCACGGTGGCCAGCACACCCTCGACGGTGAGCGAGCGGGGCAGCACCGTGGGCACGCCGGTGTGCAGATTGTGCAGCAGCCCGCCGACGAGACCGAGCACGTGCAGCGGCGAGGCGATGACCACACTGCGTTCGCCGCGGGCCGGGTACCCCGGAATCCGCGTGTAGCGCTCGAGTTCGGCAATCAGACCGGCCGCCGTGCGCGCGATGCACTTGGACGGCCCGGTCGAGCCGGAACTGAGCTGCACCAGGATGTGGCCGGTGGCGGCCGGTTGCCCGGGGCGCGACCGGATGACCGGGGCCACGTCGAACCATCCGGTCAGCTTGGTGTCGGGCAGCCGGTCCGGCGTGACGACCAGCTGCGGGTCCACGGCCGCGATCGCGCGGTCCGCCTCGTGTGCGGTCAAGCGGTAGTCGAGGATGGTGACCTGCGCGCCGATGCGCCAGGCGGCCAGCAGGGTCGCGATGTAGGCCAGGGAGGGCGGCAGGTGCAGGGCGACGGTCCCGGCGGGGCGCAAACCCGCCGCCTGCAATTGGATTCGCTGCGCGGACACCAGCGCGCGCAGGGTGGCGCGATCGATATCCCGATCGAGCGTCAGGCAGTGTTCGTCATCGGCGCCGGCGAGCAGCAGATCGCCTATCCGTTCGCCGATCGCGGCCGCCGCCGAAATTGTGTGTGATTCCACGATTTCCCCGATTCCGAGATGCGGAATGATTCGCAAACTGCCCGTGCCGAATTTGCACTACGCCCGGTTCGATCCGGCATTGGCGCCCGCTGATCGAATCCGGTGCCCAGAACTTTCATCGATGACCGTGGCCGGACGTAACCCCCTATCGGTCCCCTACCCGACTTGCACAGTTGGGCAATGCATTACGTAGGGGTGCGCCCGGTTAGGGGTTGGAATCGACGACGACGCCGGGTAGACAACGAGACAGGCGTCCGCCGCGCATGGACGGCTGTTCCGGCCGACTCGAATGCGAGAAAACAATCATGCAGAGAATGCGACAATTCGCCGCGAAGCCTTTCCGCGGCGAAGACCCGATCCCCACCGGACTGCCGATGACGGTCACCGGGCTGGAAACCGCCGCACGCGAGGCGATGTCGGCGGAGGCGTACGCGTTCGTCGCCGGGGGCGCCGCGGCCGAGCGCACGCTGCGCGCCAATGTCGAAGCGTTCCACCGGTACCGGATCGTGCCCCGGATCTGGCGTGGCACCAGCGCACCCGAGGGCTGCGACACCACGGCGACGGTATTCGGCAGCACACTGGCCGCGCCGGTACTGGCGGCGCCGGTCGGCATGCAGGAGGTGATCCGGCCCGGCGGCGAGGCGCTGGCCGGGGCGGCGACCGCCGGCCTCGGACTCGGTTCGGTGCTCTCGACCGCGGCGTCGACCGATATCGAGACGGTCGGCGCGGCCGCCGGTCCGGCCTGGTGGTTCCAATTGTATTGGCCCGCAGACGATGACATCGCCAGGTCGCTGGTCGAGCGCGCCGAGCGGGCCGGAGCGCGAGCCATTGTCGTCACCGCGGACGCCCCGGTGCTCGGCTGGCGGCCGCGCGCACAGGAAGCGGCGGGGCCGCAGCCGGCGCGCGGCCGGGGCATCGCCAACTTCCTGTCCGACCCGGTCTTCCGCTCCCGGCTGACCGAACCGCCCGAGCACAGCGCGGCGGCCATGGCGGCCGCGATCACGCTGTGGGAGAACATTTTCGGCAATCACACCCTGCGACCCCGGGATCTCGGGCGGCTGCGGGAGTGGACCGGGCTGCCGATCGTGGTCAAGGGCGTGCTGCATCCCGATGACGCGCGCGCGGTGGTGGACGCGGGGGCCTGCGGCGTGGTGGTGAGCAATCACGGCGGCAGGCAGATCGACGGATCGATCGCGGCGCTGGACGCGCTGCCGGAGATCGCGGGCGCGGTGGGCGACTCCGCCGAGGTGTTCTTCGATTCGGGCGTTCGCACCGGTTCGGACATCATCATCGCGCTCGCGCTCGGCGCGAAAGCCGTACTGTACGGCCGTCCTTGGCTGTACGGGCTGGCGCTGTCCGGGCAGGACGGGATCGAGCACGCGTTCCGCCTGCTGCTCGCGGATCTGCGGATCACCATGGGGCTGGCCGGGCTGGCGAACACCGCGGAGATCACCGGATCGATCCTGCGCGTCCGGAACGGGCGGTGCGGGCGGTGAGCCCCGGGATGGTCCGCCGCCGAATCGAGGTGGTGCGCGCACCGGCTGTCCAGCGCGAGGCGGTCTTTCGCGTGCGGCCGGTCGCCGCGGTGCTGGGCGCGCGGTCGTCGTGGCAGCGGGCGCTGTGCACGCGGATGCGGGCCGCCGGGTGGACGGTGCACACCGAGGCCGCCGACATCGGCGAGCGGCTCGATGCCGTGCTGTGGCTCATGCCGCAGGGACAGATCGAGGCCGAGGCCGCGCTCGATCAGCTCGTCCTCGCCAATACTCTTGCGGGACAAACTATTACCACCTTGGAGCGGGGAGCCGAGGCCGGTCGCGCCGCCTTCCTCGCCATTACCCGCATCGACGGCGCCCGGGGTATGCGGCGGCCCGCGCTGGCGGATGCCGTCGCCGCCGGGGTGTCCGGTCTGGTGAAAACCATTGCGCGCGAAGCGCCCACGGTGTTCAGCCGGGCCGTGGATCTGCATCCCCGGCTGCGCGACGACACGGTGTGCGCCTTGATCGAGGCCGAATTGCACGACAGCGCCACCGATCCCCAGGAGTCCGGCTACGACGCCGATGCCCGGCGAACCACGCTATCCGCTTGCCCACCAGGGGATTTCGGGACAGATGGCGCCGTCTTCCCGACGGCCGCGGACACCGTCCTGGTGACCGGTGGCGCACGCGGCATCACGGCGGACTGCGTGCGGGCCCTGGCCGATCGCTGCGAGGCACGGTTCGTCCTGCTCGGGCGCACTCCCCTCGCCCCGGAGCCGGGCTGGGCGCTGGGCGTCGGTGACGCCGAGCTGCGCCCGGCCTGTCTGAACGAGGTCCGCGGCCGGCCGGATCGGCCCGGCCCGGTCCAGATCGGCGCGCTGGTGCAGCGGGTGATCGCCGGGCGAGAGGTCCGGCGAACGCTCGAATCCATCGATCGCGCAACCTATCTCGCGGTCGATATCGCCGATCGCGCGGCGCTGGAGAAGGCGCTGGCTCCGCATCGCACGCGGATCACCGCGCTGGTACACGGTGCGGGCACGCTGTCGGATCGTTTCCTGCGCGACAAGACGCCGGAGGAGGTCCGGCTCGTCCTGGATACGAAGGTGACCGGGCTGCTGCATCTGTTCGACCTGCTCGACCTCGACCGGCTCCGTCATCTGGTGCTGTTCTCCTCGGTCTCGGGCTGGTACGGCAATTCCGGGCAGTCCGACTACGCCTGCGCCAACGAGGCGTTGAATCGAATAGCGGTGTGGTTCGGCCGCACGCGACCCGATTGCGTTGTGGCAGCACCGAATTGGGGCGCGTGGGAGGGCGGCATGGTGGGGCCGGCGCTGGCTCGGCTGATCCGCAGCCGGGGTACCGAGCTCATCGCGCCCGAGGCCGGTGCGCGGCTGTTCGCGGAGCTGTTCGCCCGGCGCCCGACGGGGCCCGCCGTCGAGCTGGTCGGCCCGCTCGAGCATCCGGATTTCACGCGCGGTTCGAGCCTGGAACAGGCGAGATGAGCCGTTTCCGGACGGCGTGTCGGCCGATCGGCTGACACCGGGATTCAGCCGCCTGGTCGTCGCGCCCGCGAGCGACTCCCGGCGATCATGAATACATGACCAGGGGAACGGAAATTCGGCGGGCATTGGGGGCCCGCCGTGCCGATCGCCGGTCATCGCGGCCGAATATCGTCGAGGTAGCCGAAAGGCTAGTGCCCCAAGATGTGGCGGCTCCGAATTCATACAACAATCCGACCAACCGGTTCTGTGAGCTGGTCATTTGCCCTGCACGCACAGACCGGTCGGCGGGCTTCCGCTACCCCTATTTAGGGGTGACGCGGATGGGTTGCGGTGTCATACTCGCAATGCGGTGGAGGCGGGGGCGGGCGATTCGGGGACCGGCCGTCATATCAGGTCCGAATGATAAGGCAATGTCAAATCTCGTTGCGCCGCAAGCCTATAGGGGGTTGACGCCGACCGGACCCGGCGTTGTTATGTGTATCACTACAGAGCGACGACGATGCAGTTTCGCTCTGGTTCGGTGACGGCGGGCACAACTGCACGATCATGACGGCGCGGCTCGGAGCGCCAATTGACTACGGGGAGACGGTCATATGGAAGCTACTGCTGCGAAACAGATTAGAAATACTAACAGTTCAGATGCGTCCGCGCGTACATCCACAGCGCCCCAGCGCTGTTCGATCTGCCACCACGGCCGGTGCTACCCGCACGTGGTCCGCGACGACGACACCCGGGGCCGTTGCTTCCGCGAGGAGCGCGCCCTGGAGTTCCTGCGCCGGGCGAGCACCCGGCAGACCGCGGCGATCCGAGCGCTCACGGTCATCGGCGACGCGGCCTCCCGCGACATCCTGGCGGCCACACTCGGCACCGATCCCGCCACTCTCGCCGACTGCCTCGCGCAGCTCGAGACCGCGGGCGTCACCGAGGGCCTGCGGATTCCCAGTTCCCGGGTGAAAGACTTCGTGCTACAGAGCATTCCACCGGACGTCCGGCGGCGCATCCACCACGACGCGGCGGGCGCGCTGTATCGCGCCGGCGCGCCGGACGCGGCCATTGCGACCCAGGTGGTGCAGGCCGGATACTCCCGGCACCCATGGGCCTTCGCCGTGCTGCAGGCGGCCGCCGACGCGGCCGAACGCACCGATCGCATCGACGCCGCGGTCAGCTATCTCGAGACGGCCTACCGACTGGCCGCCTCGGCAAGCGAGAAGGGTTCCGCCACAGCACAATTGGTGCTACTGGAATGGCGAGGCAACCCCTCGACCTCGACCCGCAACTTCGCGCGCATGATCAGCGCCCTGCGGGCCGGGCAGATCCCGGTCCGGCTGCTGCCCTCGATCGCGCGCTATCTGCTCTGGCACGGACAGCTCGACGACGCCGCTCTGGCCTTGCGCGAAATCAAGTGCCGCGCAACAGGTTTCTCCGATATCACCGATTCCACCATCCGCTACCTGCGGACCACGCTGGCCTACGAGTACCCGGTAGTGGCCGAGCGCCACGAACCGCAACTGGCCGTCACCCAGACCCAGGTCATCGTCGTGGGCAAGGGTGGCGCCGATCAGTGGCGGGCGGAGCTGGACACCGCCGAACTGCTCGACGGGCTGCTGGGCAATCGAATCGACGACGCCCTGGTCGACTCCGCGGAATCGGTGCTGCGGGAGAACCGGCTCGGTACGGCGACGGTGCCCGCGCTGGCCTCGGCGCTGGACTGCCTGATCTACGCCGATCAACTCGACACGGCGGTCGCCTGGTGTGACGCGCTGATCGCGGAGGCCGAGGCGCGCGGCACCTCGACCTGGGGCGCGATCTTCTCCATGCGACAGGCCGAGGCGGTGCTGCGGCGCGGCGACCTCACCGTCGCGACGCGTTTCGCCACCCGCTCCCTCAACCATCTGCGCGACCAGGCCCTCGGCAATCAGCTCGGGCAGGCGGTGGCCGTGCTGGTGAAGATCATGACCGCGACCGGCGACCACGAGCAGGCCGAGGCCCAGCTCAACCGGCGCCTGCCGGAGTCCATGTTCGAGTCCCGCTACGCGCTGGAGTTCCTGCGCGCCCGTGGGCACCACTATCTCGCCACCGGCCGGACCGCCTGCGCCATGGGCGATTTCATGCAGGTCGGGCACCTGGCCAAGCGCTGGCGGCTGGACAATCCGGTGATCGTGCCGTGGCGCAACGATGTGGCCACGGCCCATCTGCGGCTGGAACAGCCGGATCTCGCCATCCGATACGCCACCGAACATCTGGACCTGCTGCGCCGCTCCCCGGTGCGCCGCAGCGGCGGCGTCGCGTTGCGCCTGATAGCCGCCACCGCCGAACCCCGCAAGCGGATCGGGCTGCTCAAACGCTCGGCCGAGATCGCGCGCGCGGCCGGGGACCAGCTCGAATTGGCCACCGTCCTCGCCGAACTCGGCCACGCCGAGGAACAGGCCGGCAATCGCGCGCGTTCGCGCACGCTGATCCGCCGGGCGGCGCATCTGGCGCAGGAATGCGGCGCCACGCCGCTGTGGCAGCGCCTCACCGCCAATGACGCGCACCGCCCCGCGCCGGCGGAGCCCGCGCAGACCGCGCCGCCGCTGCCCGTCGAGCGTCTGAGCGCCGGTGAGCTGCGGGTGGCCGAACTGGCCTCGGAAGGCCGGCGCAACAAGGAGATCGCGCTGCAGCTGGGCATTACGACCAGCACCGTCGAGCAGCACCTGACCCGGGTGTACCGGAAGTTGAAGGTGTCCCGGCGCACCGATCTCCGACTCGTTCTGAATCAGCTCACAGCTCCGCTAGAAAGGCGAATGGTCCGATGATCGAACTGACAGATGTGGTGCGCAAGTATCGAATTGGCGGCGAAGAGGTGCGTGCGCTCGACGGGGTGAGCCTGCGCATCGACGCGGGGCAGTTCGTGTCCATCGTCGGCCCGTCCGGTGCGGGCAAGAGCACGCTGCTGCACATCCTGGGCGCACTGGACTCCCCCGACTCCGGCTCGGTGCAGTTCATGGGCAGCGAGGTCGGCAATCTGGGCGATGACGCACAGAGCGAATTCCGCAGGCACAGTGTGGGTTTCGTCTTCCAGTTCTTCAATCTGCTGCCCACCATGTCGGCCTGGGAGAATGTCGCCACCCCCAAACTGCTGGACGGAGATCGCCTCAAGCGCGTCAAGCCCAAGGCACTGGAACTGCTCGAGCTGGTCGGCCTGGGCAATCGCGCCGAGCATCGCCCTTCCGAACTGTCCGGCGGGCAGATGCAGCGGGTGGCCGTGGCGCGGGCGCTCATGATGGATCCGCCGCTCATCCTGGCCGACGAGCCCACCGGCAATCTCGATTCCAAGACCGGCGCCGCCATTCTCGACCTGCTGTCCGATATCGCGCACTCGGGCGAGAACCGGGCGATCGTCATGGTCACCCACAGTGATGCGGCCGCGGCCGCGAGCGATCGCGTCATCACCCTCACCGACGGTCGCCTGGGCGCCGACCGCATGGTCGCATCGGAGCTGAGCGCATGATCGGGACGGCGTGGGACCGCCTGCGGCTGTTGAACATTCGCGAACTACGCACGCATCCCGGACGCGCGGCCGCGGCGCTGGCGGTGGTCGCGGTGTCGGCGCTGCTGCTGGTCGCGGTGTTCAGCATCTCGGGCTCCATCACCGGGTCGGCCGAGCGGCTGGTCACGGGCGTGGCCGGCGACGCGGACCTGGAGATCTCCGGGATCACCGAGGGCGGATTCGACGGCGCCATCCAGAAGGAGGTCGCCGCCGTGCCCGGAGTGGCGGTGGCCGCTCCCCTGCTGCGCATGCCGGTCGTCTCCGATTCCGAGCGCACGCTGCTGATCGGGGCCGATGTCAATCTCACCCAGCTGCGCAGCGCCATGCAGCGCCTGGTCGCCGACAAGATCGGCGCCATGGCGAGCGTGCCCGGCGGCGTGGTGGTCGGCGACGCCCTCGGGGTCGCCGAGGGCGAGAGCTTCGAGCTCGCGGGCCAGCAGCTCACCGCCACAGCGGTGCTGGGCGGCGCGGACGCCGAGCGGTTGAACGGCGCGCACTTCGTCATCGCGCCGCTGGCCCTGACGCAGAAGATGACCGGGCGTACCGGGCAGATCGATTCGATCCTGGTGGTCGCCGAGCCGGGCCGGGATGTGCGCGAGGTGCGGGACCGGATCGCGTCGGTCGTGGGCGATCGAGCCCTCGTCGCCGACCCGCAGGCACGCATCGAGCAGGCCGCGGCGGCGGTGGCCATCATGCGCACCACCACCCTGCTGGCCGCCGCGGTATCGCTGGTGGTCGCGGGCTTCCTCATCTACAACGCCATGGCCATGGCCATCACGCAGCGCCGGCCCACCATCTCCACCCTGCGGGCCCTGGGCGGGCGCGGACCGCTCATCGTGCTGGATCTGCTGCTCGAGGCAGCGCTGCTGGGATTCGTCGGCGCCGTCGCCGGAGCCGTCGCCGGTGCGTTCGTGGGCCGCTGGGCCATCGACCGGCTGCCGCCGATCCTGTTGCAGTCGCTCGAGGCGCGCGCCGAATTCATCCTGCCCTCCTATGCGATTCCGCTGGCCATCGCGGCGGGCGTCTTCGCCACGGTCGCGGCGGCCCTGGTGGCGGCGCGCGCGGTGTACAAGGTCGCGCCGATCGAGGCCCTGGCCCCGGTGGGCACCTCCTCGGCCGACGTGCCGCCCATGTGGGTGCGCGTGCTGATGGGCGTCTTCGGCGTGCTGGCCATCGTGGGTGCGGCGATCATCGCGTCCTCGGATGTGGGCCTGCTGGCCACCGCGTCCGTCTCGCTGTACGTGGTGGGCGTCATCGGCCTGTGCTTCGGCTTCGGCTACAGCATGATTCGCGCCTCGGCGGCGGTGGCGCACATCTTCGGCCCGCCCGGAGCGCTGGCCTCGGCCACCATCATCCGCTCGCCGCGCCGGATCTGGACCACGCTCATGTCGGTGCTCATCGCGGTCATGATGGTGTCGGGCATCTCGAGTTCCGACAACGACATCGTGGAGACCACCACCGACAGCTACGCCTCGCTCACCGGCGCGGATGTGTGGGTGAGTTCCAATGGGCCGGGGGTGATTCCGACCTCGCCGCTGCTGCCCCAGGACGTGGAGCGCACGGTGGCGGCGGTGCCCGGCGTGGAGAAGGTGGTGGCGACGCAGATGGCGTTCGCGACCATCGAGGACAAGAAGGTGATGATCCAGGGCGTCGCCCCGGGCACGGTGCATCCGATGCTCGCCGGGGTCAGCGACCAGGTGCGCGACGCGGTGCTCGCCGGTGCGGGCGTGCTGCTCTCGCAGGACAGCGCCAAGTCGCTGGGGGTCGGCGCGGGCGACACCATCGAGATGCCGACCCCGCACGGCCGCAAGCGGGTTCGGGTGATCGAGGTGGTCCCCTACCTGTCCGGGTTCACCGGGGCGCTGGCCATGAAGCTGGACGATCTGCGCGACTGGTTCGACCGGCCGGGTTCCACGCTGCTGCAGGTGCAGGTCTCCGAGGGCGCGAAAGCCGGTGCGGTGCAGGCGATCCAGGCGGCGATGCCCGCGGACGTGCACGTCTTCACCGGCGCGACGGCGCTGGCCGGGGTGCGCGGGTCGGTGGTGCAGGGCACCTTCCTGATCAATGTGATCACCTGGATCGTCGGGCTGGTGGCCACCATCGCGCTGCTGAACACGCTGCTGCTGTCGGTGCTCGAGCGCCGGCGTGAGATCGGCGTGCTGCGGGCCATGGGTTCCAGCCGCCGCTTCACCCTGCGCATGGTGCTCGCGGAGGCCGGCGGCGTCGGCCTGGTCGGTGGCGGGCTGGGGCTCGTCTTCGGCGCGATCTATCAGCGGCTGGCGGCCATCACCAACTCCAAACTGCTCAATATCGAGATTCCGTATCACGCCAGTCCGGTCGTGCTCGGCTTCGCCGCGGGGGCGCTGGTGGTGTGCCTGCTCGGCTCGATTCCGCCCGCGTTGCGGGCCGCACGGGCGAACATCGTCTCGGCCGTGAGCATGGATTGACAAGGGGGACAAGCGAAATGGGTAGATTCCGAGATCAATTGTTCGAACCCGGCACCATGGTGCAGCGGGCCGCCGAACGCAAGCCCGGCGTGGAGGTGATGCTGGACAAGCCGTTCGCGATCCAACCGGATCTGGGCACCAGTTTCACCGTCGCGGATCTGGCGGGCGTGGTGGAGTCCTTCGCCGGGCGGCTGTACGCCCTGGGGGTGCGACCGGGCGAGCGAGTGGTGGTCTACAAGACCAACAATGCCGATATCGTGGCCATCGCCCTGGCGGTGGCCCGCATCGGCGCGGTGCCCGCCCTGCTGCATCCGTCCCTGACCGGCGACACCGTGAACGCGCTCCTCGACATGCTGCGGCCGCGCGTGGTGCTCACCGACGCGGACAAACTCACCGTGCAGCGCTGGGAGCCCGCGGGTTTCGCGACCGGCGAGGTGCGCGTGCTGCTGGCGGCGGGCCGGGTCAGCGGCCTCACCACGGTGGGTGACGTGCTGCCGGTCCCGGTGCCGCAGCCGGAGTTCACCGACCCGTCCGCGGTGCGGATCATCACCCACACCTCGGGCACGACCGGCCTGCCCAAACTGGTGGCGCAGACCGCGGCCGGGCTCGCGGCGCACATCGGATTCCAGCATCGGGTCACCAAGCTGCGGGCGCGAATCCCCTTGCGCTGGGCCATGTGCACCTCGTTCGTGCACATTCGCACCTATTCGGCGCTGGGCACGGTGCTGCGGCGGGGCTGGCCGTTCGCCATGCTGGCCGACCACGATGTGGACACGGCGCGGGAGGTGTTCCTGCGCTTCAAACCGCATCTGGTCGAGACCCATCCGAACCAGTTCATCGAATGGGAGCAGTTCGCCACCGATCCGGCCCGGCCGCTGCGGCAGGTGCGGTTCTTCGTCAATACCTTCGACGCCATCCATCTGCGCACCGTGCGGCGGCTCATGGCGGCCACCGACCGGCGCTTCGTCGTCTATTTCCAGGGCTACGGCCAGACCGAGTCCGGGCCGGTGACCATCAAGTTCTACACCCGATCGGTGGCGCGCTGGGCGCACGACCGCTGCGTGGGCTACCCGCTGGTCGGCCGGACCCGGTTCCGCACCGACGGCACGCCGCAGCGGCCCGGCCGGATCGAGGTGAGCACCCGGGGCCGGGCCCTGACCTATCTCGGGCAGGAGCAGCGCTTCGCCGATCAATGCGACGGCGACTGGTGGGACATGGGCGATGTCGGCTATCGCAGCCGGTGGGGTTGTCTGCATCTGCTGGACCGCGAGGTCGATCGGATCGATGGCCTG contains:
- a CDS encoding class I adenylate-forming enzyme family protein, whose translation is MESHTISAAAAIGERIGDLLLAGADDEHCLTLDRDIDRATLRALVSAQRIQLQAAGLRPAGTVALHLPPSLAYIATLLAAWRIGAQVTILDYRLTAHEADRAIAAVDPQLVVTPDRLPDTKLTGWFDVAPVIRSRPGQPAATGHILVQLSSGSTGPSKCIARTAAGLIAELERYTRIPGYPARGERSVVIASPLHVLGLVGGLLHNLHTGVPTVLPRSLTVEGVLATVAGGGAPTTLLGVPSQARLLATRGREIREVSGGTIALPGFARMITGGEALPATLRDQFTGTFGAELGVMYGMTETGVLATDLRGADIPELTPAPGMEIREKDGELLVALPHSPYIGPVDPDRWSDGWLHTRDAGRVDAGTGRVTVLGRRDSQVSVRGLKVDLTEIEQTLADLPGVDAAVVLYDGVIEAYVASDLAGADLSALLRHRLARYKQPQVLRVLREMPRTATGKPVRDLAILRSSAGAQ
- a CDS encoding alpha-hydroxy-acid oxidizing protein; this translates as MRQFAAKPFRGEDPIPTGLPMTVTGLETAAREAMSAEAYAFVAGGAAAERTLRANVEAFHRYRIVPRIWRGTSAPEGCDTTATVFGSTLAAPVLAAPVGMQEVIRPGGEALAGAATAGLGLGSVLSTAASTDIETVGAAAGPAWWFQLYWPADDDIARSLVERAERAGARAIVVTADAPVLGWRPRAQEAAGPQPARGRGIANFLSDPVFRSRLTEPPEHSAAAMAAAITLWENIFGNHTLRPRDLGRLREWTGLPIVVKGVLHPDDARAVVDAGACGVVVSNHGGRQIDGSIAALDALPEIAGAVGDSAEVFFDSGVRTGSDIIIALALGAKAVLYGRPWLYGLALSGQDGIEHAFRLLLADLRITMGLAGLANTAEITGSILRVRNGRCGR
- a CDS encoding KR domain-containing protein, translating into MSPGMVRRRIEVVRAPAVQREAVFRVRPVAAVLGARSSWQRALCTRMRAAGWTVHTEAADIGERLDAVLWLMPQGQIEAEAALDQLVLANTLAGQTITTLERGAEAGRAAFLAITRIDGARGMRRPALADAVAAGVSGLVKTIAREAPTVFSRAVDLHPRLRDDTVCALIEAELHDSATDPQESGYDADARRTTLSACPPGDFGTDGAVFPTAADTVLVTGGARGITADCVRALADRCEARFVLLGRTPLAPEPGWALGVGDAELRPACLNEVRGRPDRPGPVQIGALVQRVIAGREVRRTLESIDRATYLAVDIADRAALEKALAPHRTRITALVHGAGTLSDRFLRDKTPEEVRLVLDTKVTGLLHLFDLLDLDRLRHLVLFSSVSGWYGNSGQSDYACANEALNRIAVWFGRTRPDCVVAAPNWGAWEGGMVGPALARLIRSRGTELIAPEAGARLFAELFARRPTGPAVELVGPLEHPDFTRGSSLEQAR
- a CDS encoding helix-turn-helix transcriptional regulator: MVRDDDTRGRCFREERALEFLRRASTRQTAAIRALTVIGDAASRDILAATLGTDPATLADCLAQLETAGVTEGLRIPSSRVKDFVLQSIPPDVRRRIHHDAAGALYRAGAPDAAIATQVVQAGYSRHPWAFAVLQAAADAAERTDRIDAAVSYLETAYRLAASASEKGSATAQLVLLEWRGNPSTSTRNFARMISALRAGQIPVRLLPSIARYLLWHGQLDDAALALREIKCRATGFSDITDSTIRYLRTTLAYEYPVVAERHEPQLAVTQTQVIVVGKGGADQWRAELDTAELLDGLLGNRIDDALVDSAESVLRENRLGTATVPALASALDCLIYADQLDTAVAWCDALIAEAEARGTSTWGAIFSMRQAEAVLRRGDLTVATRFATRSLNHLRDQALGNQLGQAVAVLVKIMTATGDHEQAEAQLNRRLPESMFESRYALEFLRARGHHYLATGRTACAMGDFMQVGHLAKRWRLDNPVIVPWRNDVATAHLRLEQPDLAIRYATEHLDLLRRSPVRRSGGVALRLIAATAEPRKRIGLLKRSAEIARAAGDQLELATVLAELGHAEEQAGNRARSRTLIRRAAHLAQECGATPLWQRLTANDAHRPAPAEPAQTAPPLPVERLSAGELRVAELASEGRRNKEIALQLGITTSTVEQHLTRVYRKLKVSRRTDLRLVLNQLTAPLERRMVR
- a CDS encoding ABC transporter ATP-binding protein; this encodes MIELTDVVRKYRIGGEEVRALDGVSLRIDAGQFVSIVGPSGAGKSTLLHILGALDSPDSGSVQFMGSEVGNLGDDAQSEFRRHSVGFVFQFFNLLPTMSAWENVATPKLLDGDRLKRVKPKALELLELVGLGNRAEHRPSELSGGQMQRVAVARALMMDPPLILADEPTGNLDSKTGAAILDLLSDIAHSGENRAIVMVTHSDAAAAASDRVITLTDGRLGADRMVASELSA
- a CDS encoding ABC transporter permease is translated as MIGTAWDRLRLLNIRELRTHPGRAAAALAVVAVSALLLVAVFSISGSITGSAERLVTGVAGDADLEISGITEGGFDGAIQKEVAAVPGVAVAAPLLRMPVVSDSERTLLIGADVNLTQLRSAMQRLVADKIGAMASVPGGVVVGDALGVAEGESFELAGQQLTATAVLGGADAERLNGAHFVIAPLALTQKMTGRTGQIDSILVVAEPGRDVREVRDRIASVVGDRALVADPQARIEQAAAAVAIMRTTTLLAAAVSLVVAGFLIYNAMAMAITQRRPTISTLRALGGRGPLIVLDLLLEAALLGFVGAVAGAVAGAFVGRWAIDRLPPILLQSLEARAEFILPSYAIPLAIAAGVFATVAAALVAARAVYKVAPIEALAPVGTSSADVPPMWVRVLMGVFGVLAIVGAAIIASSDVGLLATASVSLYVVGVIGLCFGFGYSMIRASAAVAHIFGPPGALASATIIRSPRRIWTTLMSVLIAVMMVSGISSSDNDIVETTTDSYASLTGADVWVSSNGPGVIPTSPLLPQDVERTVAAVPGVEKVVATQMAFATIEDKKVMIQGVAPGTVHPMLAGVSDQVRDAVLAGAGVLLSQDSAKSLGVGAGDTIEMPTPHGRKRVRVIEVVPYLSGFTGALAMKLDDLRDWFDRPGSTLLQVQVSEGAKAGAVQAIQAAMPADVHVFTGATALAGVRGSVVQGTFLINVITWIVGLVATIALLNTLLLSVLERRREIGVLRAMGSSRRFTLRMVLAEAGGVGLVGGGLGLVFGAIYQRLAAITNSKLLNIEIPYHASPVVLGFAAGALVVCLLGSIPPALRAARANIVSAVSMD
- a CDS encoding class I adenylate-forming enzyme family protein; protein product: MGRFRDQLFEPGTMVQRAAERKPGVEVMLDKPFAIQPDLGTSFTVADLAGVVESFAGRLYALGVRPGERVVVYKTNNADIVAIALAVARIGAVPALLHPSLTGDTVNALLDMLRPRVVLTDADKLTVQRWEPAGFATGEVRVLLAAGRVSGLTTVGDVLPVPVPQPEFTDPSAVRIITHTSGTTGLPKLVAQTAAGLAAHIGFQHRVTKLRARIPLRWAMCTSFVHIRTYSALGTVLRRGWPFAMLADHDVDTAREVFLRFKPHLVETHPNQFIEWEQFATDPARPLRQVRFFVNTFDAIHLRTVRRLMAATDRRFVVYFQGYGQTESGPVTIKFYTRSVARWAHDRCVGYPLVGRTRFRTDGTPQRPGRIEVSTRGRALTYLGQEQRFADQCDGDWWDMGDVGYRSRWGCLHLLDREVDRIDGLASGLLVEDALMDRLPQLREVIVVRGGAEILQPLVCTKSDAPLDMPAWQAATADLPAMHAPLHVRWADLPVTATAKVRRIELQRMLAQNTLPILAGSPFLVHEEI